One Salvelinus namaycush isolate Seneca chromosome 29, SaNama_1.0, whole genome shotgun sequence genomic region harbors:
- the LOC120024305 gene encoding potassium channel subfamily K member 13-like isoform X1, producing MELRRQTSRGGTAGLRVDKGSRPVGERGFGMTTPATISGKIFLIFYGLIGCASTILFFNLFLERVITVIAFVLKSCHERRHLRKAVLPQNGRRRLSEGSGGGGRGGRGGRGEGLAGWKPSVYCVMLILGAAAILVSCCASAMYSAVEGWGYLDSLYYCFVAFSTIGFGDMVSSQMFAYDEGNENQTAYRVGNFLFILTGVCCIYSLFNVISIVIKQVLNWLLRRLEVPCRCPGRGGHQPHTRHPRRNVVVPGHLRARRDLSIETDAVNDSEADGRRMSGEMISMKDFLAANKVNLAIMQKQLSEMANGHPRQSGSSSRHNGFSGGVGALGIMNNRLAETSVDR from the exons atggagttacgtcggcagaccagtcgtggtggaACGGCGGGGCttcgtgtcgacaaagggtccaggccagttggcgaaagag GGTTTGGAATGACCACGCCAGCGACCATCAGCGGTAAGATCTTCCTCATCTTCTACGGCCTGATCGGCTGTGCCTCCACCATCTTGTTCTTCAACCTCTTCCTAGAGCGCGTCATCACCGTCATCGCCTTCGTCCTCAAGTCCTGCCACGAGCGTCGCCACCTTCGCAAGGCCGTGCTTCCTCAAAATGGCCGCCGACGCCTCTCTGAGGGCAGCGGTGGAGGCGGCAGGGGCGGAAGAGGCGGCAGGGGAGAGGGGCTGGCTGGGTGGAAGCCCTCGGTGTACTGTGTGATGTTGATCCTGGGCGCCGCCGCCATCTTGGTATCCTGCTGTGCCTCGGCCATGTACTCTGCTGTAGAAGGCTGGGGCTACCTGGATTCTCTGTACTACTGCTTCGTAGCGTTCAGCACCATTGGGTTTGGGGACATGGTGAGCAGCCAGATGTTTGCATACGACGAGGGGAATGAGAACCAGACGGCGTACCGGGTGGGTAACTTCCTGTTTATTCTGACAGGAGTTTGCTGTATCTACTCCCTGTTCAACGTCATCTCCATCGTCATCAAACAG GTGCTGAACTGGCTGCTGAGGAGGCTGGAGGTGCCATGTCGCTGCCCAGGGAGGGGGGGCCACCAACCGCACACCAGACACCCCCGCAGGAACGTGGTAGTGCCCGGACACCTGAGGGCCAGGCGGGACCTGTCCATCGAGACGGACGCGGTGAACGACAGCGAGGCGGACGGACGGAGGATGTCTGGAGAGATGATCTCCATGAAAGACTTCCTGGCTGCCAATAAG GTGAACCTGGCCATCATGCAGAAGCAGCTGTCAGAGATGGCTAACGGTCACCCTCGCCAGTCAGGCTCCAGCTCCCGCCACAATGGCTTCTCCGGAGGGGTGGGCGCCCTGGGCATCATGAACAACCGCCTGGCGGAGACCAGCGTGGACAGATAG
- the LOC120024305 gene encoding potassium channel subfamily K member 13-like isoform X2, translating into MACRSGCCCGFGPFNEDNARFLMLAVFIILYLLCGAAVFSALEQPMEAEAKDRWAQRFEQFSQKNNLSKKELDNFLRNYEEANLAGIRVDTIRPRWDFTGAFYFVGTVVSTIGFGMTTPATISGKIFLIFYGLIGCASTILFFNLFLERVITVIAFVLKSCHERRHLRKAVLPQNGRRRLSEGSGGGGRGGRGGRGEGLAGWKPSVYCVMLILGAAAILVSCCASAMYSAVEGWGYLDSLYYCFVAFSTIGFGDMVSSQMFAYDEGNENQTAYRVGNFLFILTGVCCIYSLFNVISIVIKQVLNWLLRRLEVPCRCPGRGGHQPHTRHPRRNVVVPGHLRARRDLSIETDAVNDSEADGRRMSGEMISMKDFLAANKVNLAIMQKQLSEMANGHPRQSGSSSRHNGFSGGVGALGIMNNRLAETSVDR; encoded by the exons ATGGCCTGCCGGAGCGGCTGCTGTTGTGGCTTCGGTCCCTTCAACGAGGATAACGCCAGGTTCCTAATGTTAGCGGTGTTTATAATCCTATACCTCCTCTGCGGTGCCGCTGTCTTTTCAGCACTGGAACAGCCGATGGAAGCAGAGGCGAAGGACCGCTGGGCGCAGCGTTTTGAACAGTTTAGCCAAAAGAATAACCTGAGCAAGAAAGAGCTGGACAACTTCTTGAGGAACTACGAGGAGGCGAACTTGGCCGGGATTCGCGTGGACACTATCAGACCTCGGTGGGACTTTACCGGCGCGTTCTACTTCGTGGGGACTGTGGTCTCGACCATAG GGTTTGGAATGACCACGCCAGCGACCATCAGCGGTAAGATCTTCCTCATCTTCTACGGCCTGATCGGCTGTGCCTCCACCATCTTGTTCTTCAACCTCTTCCTAGAGCGCGTCATCACCGTCATCGCCTTCGTCCTCAAGTCCTGCCACGAGCGTCGCCACCTTCGCAAGGCCGTGCTTCCTCAAAATGGCCGCCGACGCCTCTCTGAGGGCAGCGGTGGAGGCGGCAGGGGCGGAAGAGGCGGCAGGGGAGAGGGGCTGGCTGGGTGGAAGCCCTCGGTGTACTGTGTGATGTTGATCCTGGGCGCCGCCGCCATCTTGGTATCCTGCTGTGCCTCGGCCATGTACTCTGCTGTAGAAGGCTGGGGCTACCTGGATTCTCTGTACTACTGCTTCGTAGCGTTCAGCACCATTGGGTTTGGGGACATGGTGAGCAGCCAGATGTTTGCATACGACGAGGGGAATGAGAACCAGACGGCGTACCGGGTGGGTAACTTCCTGTTTATTCTGACAGGAGTTTGCTGTATCTACTCCCTGTTCAACGTCATCTCCATCGTCATCAAACAG GTGCTGAACTGGCTGCTGAGGAGGCTGGAGGTGCCATGTCGCTGCCCAGGGAGGGGGGGCCACCAACCGCACACCAGACACCCCCGCAGGAACGTGGTAGTGCCCGGACACCTGAGGGCCAGGCGGGACCTGTCCATCGAGACGGACGCGGTGAACGACAGCGAGGCGGACGGACGGAGGATGTCTGGAGAGATGATCTCCATGAAAGACTTCCTGGCTGCCAATAAG GTGAACCTGGCCATCATGCAGAAGCAGCTGTCAGAGATGGCTAACGGTCACCCTCGCCAGTCAGGCTCCAGCTCCCGCCACAATGGCTTCTCCGGAGGGGTGGGCGCCCTGGGCATCATGAACAACCGCCTGGCGGAGACCAGCGTGGACAGATAG